Genomic segment of Avibacterium volantium:
TTCTTCTTAAGAAAGCCAATATTTATTCAAAAATTACAATAATTATTTAGATAATTTCAATTTTTCTTTTGCCCAAGTTAAACCTGATTGATAATCTTGTGGCAGTTGTTGCGCAAATTTATCTAATAAACACCCTAATTCTTGGCGATCTGGGTGAGCTAGATTAATATGCCCCACCTTGCGTCCTTCACGCACTTCTTTGCCATACCAATGCAGCTGGCTAAATGGCATATTGAGCCATTGGGGATTATGTGCCGTGCCAATTAAATTAATCATCACCGCAGGCATTGTGCTGATTAATTCTGGCGTTGGTAAATTCAGTAAGGCACGCAAATGCAATTCAAATTGGCTAATGGAACAGCCCAGTTGCGTCCAATGTCCGCTATTGTGAACTCGTGGCGCAAGCTCGTTAATCAATAACTTATCGCCCACCACAAAACATTCCATTGCCATCACGCCGATATAATCCAACTTGTGCATTATTTTAGCTAACATTGCTTCCGCTTGCTGTTGTAGTACGGCCTGTTGTGGCAGTGAGGTATCCGCGACGCTATAACGTAAAATGCCGTTTTGCTGTAAATTGTGTGTAACAGGATAAAAACGGGTTGAGCCGTCTTTAAATCTTGCCCCCACGAGGGAGATTTCACCGTCAAAAGGAATAAATTTTTCCGCGATCACTTGTCCAAATAATTCATCGCCAATCAGATCTTGATTTTCTTGCGTGATGATCCACTGGCCACGCCCGTCATAGCCGCCAGTACGGCGTTTCACCACCACTTTCTCGCCAATTTGTTGCCAAATATCTTGCCATTGAGAAGCAGAATGAATGAGTGTCCAAGGAGAAGTGGGAAGATTGAGTTCATCAAGGAGAGATTTTTGCGAAAGGCGATCGGCAAGCAAGCCAAAAACGGAACGATTAATAAACTGCGAATGATTGGCTAATTTTTCCGTCAGTGGAGTGCTTTCCCAACGCTCAATTTCTGCGGTAATCAGGCAGTTCTCTTGCAGCTCAAACACAGGGGCATTGAAAGGCAATGGCTCAACCTGAATATCTAAAGGCGCGCCAGCGTAACGTAGCATTCGCCCAAGCTGTCCATTACCTAAGACATAAATGACGGGATATAAAGCACTTTTTTGCATTATAAAATCCTTGATGATGTTGGTTAAAAGAATAATCTTGCACGCAAAGTGCGGTGTATTTTTTGCTTATTTTTCTGTATTTTCAGCGTTGCTTTCCGCTTCTTCTCGTTCATCTTCATTTTGTTTTAACAGACGAGAAATCGCACTTAAATAAGAAATTTCCAAGGTTTCACGGCTCGTTGCCATCACCCCTTGATCAATCAAATAGCCGTCATTCACATCATAAACCCAGCCGTGTAAGGAAAGTTTCTTCCCCCTTTTCCACGCAGATTGCACAATAGAAGAACGCCCAAGGTTATAAACTTGCTCTGCCACATTCAGCTTGGTCAGCATATCAGCCCGTTTTTCTGGCGGAAGTTTACCCAATAAATGGCTATGTTTAAACCAAATATCACGAATATGTAGCAACCAATTATTAATCAAGCCTAAATCCTGTTCCGACATCGCCGCCTTTATCCCACCGCAGTTGGTATGCCCGCAAATAATAATATGCTCAATATCCAACACGTCCACCGCATATTGCACCACAGAAAGACAATTCAGATCCGTATGAATCACCTGATTTGCCACATTACGATGCACAAACAGCTCACCGGGGCCAAGGTTAGTCAGCTTTTCCGCTGGCACACGGCTATCAGAACAACCAATCCACAAATAACTCGGCGTTTGATGATCCGCAAGCTCGCGAAAATAATCTGAATTTTCCTCTTTCATTCGCGTTGCCCAGCTATAATTATTGGCGAAAAGTTGCTCGATTTTTTTCATTGAAATACTCCAAAATTAATGAAAGCACAGTATAACCAATAATAGGGAAGTGGTAAATTAATCTATGCGGGATAAACAACAGGTATGAGTTGATGAGAAAAGAGCGGTGAAAAATCTTGAAATTTTCCACCGCTCTTTTGGGGGGTGGGGGGCTGCCTAAATAAAAGTTGCCTTTGTGGTAGATAGTTATTACCCTCCTCTTGATTTCTTATAAAATAACTTATAAGATAAGCCTAAATCACTAATATTGTGCCAAAATGAAAACTTTAATTATCCAGCCTAAGGCCTTAAAACAACTGCGTCGCATTCCCGAGCGTTCTGTTATTATTGATAAATGTGAAGAATTAAAGCAATTCCCTTTGTGCGCTAATGTGAAATCCTTAGTTAATCATAAATATCCTTATCGCTTCCCTGTGGGGCGTTATCGGGTATTTTTCCAGTTGATTGGCGACGCATTAAGCGTGGTCTCCATTGAAGAGGTGAAAAAACGAAATGAACGCACTTACTAATATCCAATATATTAACGATGAGCAAGGCAACCCTGCTTTTGCTGTTGTGCCGCTTGCAACCTTAGAATGGTTAAAAAGTAAAGCAGGCTTGAAAAATCCCCTTGATACTGGTGTTCCTTATGAGGTTGCAGCGCTTGCACTTAAACAGGATATTTCTGCTGTGCGGGCGTGGCGAGAATATTTGAATCTTACGCAAGCAGAGGTCGCAGCTCGCCTTGGGGTATCGCAATCCGCGTATTGCCAGTATGAAAATGCCACTCGCCTGCGCAAAACCACTAAGCAGAAAATTGCTGATGCGTTAAATATTTATCTTGAGCAATTGGATTTTTAATTCTCTTGGGAAAATTAAATGCAAAAGAGCGGTGAAAAATAGTAAAATTTTCCACCGCTCTTTTATTTTAGCATTGACGCAGCTTTACAACGTTGCGCCTTTCATTGCTTTCACGAACTGAGCCAGTTCGCTTAAGCATTTTGCGTGGTTGCCTAAATTGCGTTCGATGATTTTAACCGTGGCAGAGCCAGAAATCGCGCCGGCTGCGCCAAGTTGTAAGGCTTCTTTCACCTGTTGGGGTTGGGCGATGCCGAAACCTTGCAGGATTGGTGGCGCTTGGTGGGCTTTAAGTTGCTCTACTAGCGTATCTAAATTCGCTGCCTGGCTTTGGTTTTCGGCACTGGTTACCCCTGCGCGGGAAACTAAATAGGTGTAGCCTTCGCTGTGTTGTGCCACGCCTTTGATTGTGGCTTCGTCTGCATTGGGTGGGCAGATAAACACAGGTTGCACGCCGTGTTTTTTCGCCGCTTGAATATAAGGTTCAGCCGCAAGCAAAGGAATATCTGCCACAAGCACAGCATCTACGCCCACTTCGGCACAGCGTTGATAGAAATGATCTAGCCCCTGCGCATAAATTAAATTGGCGCATAATA
This window contains:
- a CDS encoding helix-turn-helix domain-containing protein, which encodes MNALTNIQYINDEQGNPAFAVVPLATLEWLKSKAGLKNPLDTGVPYEVAALALKQDISAVRAWREYLNLTQAEVAARLGVSQSAYCQYENATRLRKTTKQKIADALNIYLEQLDF
- a CDS encoding type II toxin-antitoxin system RelE family toxin; the protein is MKTLIIQPKALKQLRRIPERSVIIDKCEELKQFPLCANVKSLVNHKYPYRFPVGRYRVFFQLIGDALSVVSIEEVKKRNERTY
- the trpA gene encoding tryptophan synthase subunit alpha, encoding MSRFETLFTQLNAKNEGAFVPFVTLCDPDLNRSFEIICTLVDNGADALELGFPFSDPLLDGPVIQAANNRALQAGCSTAESFELLAKVRSKYPEIPISLLLCANLIYAQGLDHFYQRCAEVGVDAVLVADIPLLAAEPYIQAAKKHGVQPVFICPPNADEATIKGVAQHSEGYTYLVSRAGVTSAENQSQAANLDTLVEQLKAHQAPPILQGFGIAQPQQVKEALQLGAAGAISGSATVKIIERNLGNHAKCLSELAQFVKAMKGATL
- the purK gene encoding 5-(carboxyamino)imidazole ribonucleotide synthase, with protein sequence MQKSALYPVIYVLGNGQLGRMLRYAGAPLDIQVEPLPFNAPVFELQENCLITAEIERWESTPLTEKLANHSQFINRSVFGLLADRLSQKSLLDELNLPTSPWTLIHSASQWQDIWQQIGEKVVVKRRTGGYDGRGQWIITQENQDLIGDELFGQVIAEKFIPFDGEISLVGARFKDGSTRFYPVTHNLQQNGILRYSVADTSLPQQAVLQQQAEAMLAKIMHKLDYIGVMAMECFVVGDKLLINELAPRVHNSGHWTQLGCSISQFELHLRALLNLPTPELISTMPAVMINLIGTAHNPQWLNMPFSQLHWYGKEVREGRKVGHINLAHPDRQELGCLLDKFAQQLPQDYQSGLTWAKEKLKLSK
- the can gene encoding carbonate dehydratase, yielding MKKIEQLFANNYSWATRMKEENSDYFRELADHQTPSYLWIGCSDSRVPAEKLTNLGPGELFVHRNVANQVIHTDLNCLSVVQYAVDVLDIEHIIICGHTNCGGIKAAMSEQDLGLINNWLLHIRDIWFKHSHLLGKLPPEKRADMLTKLNVAEQVYNLGRSSIVQSAWKRGKKLSLHGWVYDVNDGYLIDQGVMATSRETLEISYLSAISRLLKQNEDEREEAESNAENTEK